From the genome of Chionomys nivalis chromosome 19, mChiNiv1.1, whole genome shotgun sequence, one region includes:
- the Cryaa gene encoding alpha-crystallin A chain isoform X2: MDVTIQHPWFKRALGPFYPSRLFDQFFGEGLFEYDLLPFLSSTISPYYRQSLFRTVLDSGISELMTHMWFVMHQPHAGNPKNNPIKVRSDRDKFVIFLDVKHFSPEDLTVKVLEDFVEIHGKHNERQDDHGYISREFHRRYRLPSNVDQSALSCSLSADGMLTFSGPKVQSGLDAGHSERAIPVSREEKPSSAPSS, translated from the exons ATGGACGTCACCATCCAGCACCCTTGGTTCAAGCGTGCCCTGGGGCCCTTCTACCCCAGCCGTCTGTTCGACCAGTTTTTCGGCGAGGGCCTTTTCGAATACGACCTGCTGCCTTTCCTGTCTTCCACCATCAGCCCCTACTACCGCCAGTCCCTCTTCCGCACTGTGCTGGATTCTGGAATCTCTGAG CTCATGACCCATATGTGGTTTGTAATGCACCAACCACATGCTGGAAACCCCAAGAACAACCCCATCAAG GTCCGATCTGACCGGGACAAGTTTGTCATCTTCTTGGACGTGAAGCATTTCTCTCCTGAGGACCTCACCGTGAAGGTGCTGGAGGACTTCGTGGAGATTCACGGCAAGCACAATGAGAGACAG GATGACCATGGCTACATTTCCCGTGAATTCCACCGTCGCTACCGTCTGCCTTCCAATGTGGATCAGTCTGCCCTCTCCTGCTCCCTGTCTGCGGATGGCATGCTGACCTTCTCTGGCCCCAAGGTCCAGTCCGGCTTGGATGCTGGCCACAGTGAGAGGGCCATTCCTGTGTCACGGGAGGAGAAGCCCAGCTCAGCACCCTCGTCTTAA
- the Cryaa gene encoding alpha-crystallin A chain isoform X3 — protein sequence MDVTIQHPWFKRALGPFYPSRLFDQFFGEGLFEYDLLPFLSSTISPYYRQSLFRTVLDSGISEVRSDRDKFVIFLDVKHFSPEDLTVKVLEDFVEIHGKHNERQDDHGYISREFHRRYRLPSNVDQSALSCSLSADGMLTFSGPKVQSGLDAGHSERAIPVSREEKPSSAPSS from the exons ATGGACGTCACCATCCAGCACCCTTGGTTCAAGCGTGCCCTGGGGCCCTTCTACCCCAGCCGTCTGTTCGACCAGTTTTTCGGCGAGGGCCTTTTCGAATACGACCTGCTGCCTTTCCTGTCTTCCACCATCAGCCCCTACTACCGCCAGTCCCTCTTCCGCACTGTGCTGGATTCTGGAATCTCTGAG GTCCGATCTGACCGGGACAAGTTTGTCATCTTCTTGGACGTGAAGCATTTCTCTCCTGAGGACCTCACCGTGAAGGTGCTGGAGGACTTCGTGGAGATTCACGGCAAGCACAATGAGAGACAG GATGACCATGGCTACATTTCCCGTGAATTCCACCGTCGCTACCGTCTGCCTTCCAATGTGGATCAGTCTGCCCTCTCCTGCTCCCTGTCTGCGGATGGCATGCTGACCTTCTCTGGCCCCAAGGTCCAGTCCGGCTTGGATGCTGGCCACAGTGAGAGGGCCATTCCTGTGTCACGGGAGGAGAAGCCCAGCTCAGCACCCTCGTCTTAA
- the Cryaa gene encoding alpha-crystallin A chain isoform X1, with the protein MDVTIQHPWFKRALGPFYPSRLFDQFFGEGLFEYDLLPFLSSTISPYYRQSLFRTVLDSGISELMTHMWFVMHQPHAGNPKNNPIKASHVTKVRSDRDKFVIFLDVKHFSPEDLTVKVLEDFVEIHGKHNERQDDHGYISREFHRRYRLPSNVDQSALSCSLSADGMLTFSGPKVQSGLDAGHSERAIPVSREEKPSSAPSS; encoded by the exons ATGGACGTCACCATCCAGCACCCTTGGTTCAAGCGTGCCCTGGGGCCCTTCTACCCCAGCCGTCTGTTCGACCAGTTTTTCGGCGAGGGCCTTTTCGAATACGACCTGCTGCCTTTCCTGTCTTCCACCATCAGCCCCTACTACCGCCAGTCCCTCTTCCGCACTGTGCTGGATTCTGGAATCTCTGAG CTCATGACCCATATGTGGTTTGTAATGCACCAACCACATGCTGGAAACCCCAAGAACAACCCCATCAAGGCAAGTCATGTGACAAAG GTCCGATCTGACCGGGACAAGTTTGTCATCTTCTTGGACGTGAAGCATTTCTCTCCTGAGGACCTCACCGTGAAGGTGCTGGAGGACTTCGTGGAGATTCACGGCAAGCACAATGAGAGACAG GATGACCATGGCTACATTTCCCGTGAATTCCACCGTCGCTACCGTCTGCCTTCCAATGTGGATCAGTCTGCCCTCTCCTGCTCCCTGTCTGCGGATGGCATGCTGACCTTCTCTGGCCCCAAGGTCCAGTCCGGCTTGGATGCTGGCCACAGTGAGAGGGCCATTCCTGTGTCACGGGAGGAGAAGCCCAGCTCAGCACCCTCGTCTTAA